The Globicephala melas chromosome X, mGloMel1.2, whole genome shotgun sequence genome contains the following window.
TGTCCAAGGGGCTAGAGCGCCAGGTTTCCGAATTGCATCGCCGTCTTCACTACCCTGGTCACTCTTCCAAGTGTCTACTGTGTGGCAAGTACTAAGCCCCGCTTGCCTCCTGTTTCTCCCTTACACGATTGTGACAGAACAAATACAAAAGTCAGTCCTGGGGTTAGCCCGCCACACCCTCCTTGCTATCTTGTGTACCCCAGCTCCCCTCAAGCTTCCTTTGGCCTGCTCCCACCTGCTTCACAGCAAACAAGAGTGAGAGTCCTCCTTTTGGCTGGAACACCCAGCCCGGTAGCTTTATTGTTCCACCACTGCCCCCTGGAGAGGAAAGCCTGGATCTGGAGATGGAACCTCTTTCCAAGGGGGATTCGTAGACTCTTCTGAAGAGAAACTAGATGTCTGAGGTGAGGGATTTAACATTTCTCAATGTGAGAAGGGCATGAAGTTCCTTTGTTGAACcaggatggatttttaaaaagaaaagctttctctCCATGGCCTTTTGGACAGAGAGGAAATGCTGTtgtttgtgttgtgttgtgttgtgttgtgttgtgttgtggGTGGGTGGatttcaataagaaaagaaatctccCTACCATGAGGGGGTGGGGACCTCTCCTCTGACAGAGTATGCTGTCTGTTTCTAAGGAGGAAGGAAATTTCTTGCAGGAAAGGAATGTCTCTCTTTTATGAGAGGGGGAAGCTCTCTCAGGATTGCTGAGTGTGTGGGAAAGGAATACttactctcctttcttttctaaagGAGAAACCTCCTTGAATGAGGAGCCCTTCCAGGCTTTCTGTCTGAAGGGAAAAGACTGTTTCTGGAGAACAATTCTGATAAGATTATGCctgattttctcttcctttctgataTACTTCCCACAGGGAGTCAGCATTCTCTGAGAGGGAGTGTCACATTTTTTCTATTAAGAGGTAGGGAAGCTGAGGGGAGAAACTTACTGTGGGGAAAACTCTTACTCCGAGGGGCCATAGGTGAGGGCAGTGACTCTATGATGGGGAACCCTCATGAAACTGGGGGAGTCCTTTGGGAATCCGAGGAACCCAGAGTGTTAACGGGAGCTTAGAGAGGTGCTAGGGCAGCCCTTGTCTGCTCACAGGGAAGCTGAAGCTTGGGGAAGGGAATGCCTTGCTACTAAGTGACAGAACCAGGAGTTGAACCCAGCTTTATCAAGGGCCAGCCTGGACCTCTTCCTACCACAGCTGACCGAGGGAGAGGGAGCTACCTGCTTCTTGGGCGAGTGATGCTGGCGAGgaaactgctgctgctgctgtgaaaTCTTTGACCTGTGTTAGAGGCATCTCTGGGGTGGGAGGCATTGACTCCTGAGGGAAGGAAACTGGGGAGGAGGGTAGAATCTGGGGCTATGTCGGAGGAAAGGGGTCAAAGTCACTGTGCAATCCAATGGGTGGCTTGGGGGCATCAGTCAGCAGTGAACGCTGATTTTCGAGGAAGAACAGGGTATATTTCTCCCAGGAGTGCAGGGGACGTGTGGATGGAGCCATGGGGATGCCGGCTACCCTCTCCGACTTGCGAACTTTCTCTATCATTTCCTGTCTCTCCAGGAGGAGTTGTcgttttaatctttttaaaatcagaggaAGGGGCCCAAGGAAACTTTTTGAGGGAATGTAGATGTTTTATAATAGATCGTGGTCATGTTTATGAAACTGCCCACAATTACCAAAACTCAataaactgtatacttaaaatggatgaaaaaaaatcacatcagagGAAGGGGTAAGTGAATTAAagcccaataaagctgttattaaaaaatgGGAGGGGGgaaccccaaaccaaaacaacaaaaaacaggagAGAATGGCCCTCGGCCTGGTTTTGCCAGGCCTGGGGGGTGGCGATCCCTCCTTGGCAGTCTCAGCTACTCAAGTCACTAACTCTTTTGCCCATTCCTTTCTTGATCAGCAAAAAGCCAAGGCCAGCTCATCCAGGGGGAGGTCAGAGGTTGCAGGAGAAAGAACTTCACAAACACACAAGCCACCTCTTCGTTTACTGTAAAATCCTGTTTAATGTGTaacatttcaggcagagagagGCCTTAGGGACTAGAGGCAAAGGCAGCCCTGACCAACCCCCACTCCAGCTTATCTGCCTGCTTCTCCCCCCCTACCTCCTCCACCCCAGACATGTCCTCCTTTTCCTCGGGCCCGGCAAgcactcttcctccttttcttgtgtttgctACCCTCCCTTCTCCACCCACACGTCCACAGCACCCTCCCTCCACTCCACTTGCCCACATCCCTCCCTACTGATGTGACTCCAGAAATAGGGTATCTGACAGCACGGGGTTAAGATTAGTTTCATAATTGGAGATGTTGTCAGAGCATCCTACCTCTGGTCCCCAGTGGtcccagggagagagagagtgaagtgGAAGGGGTGCGGGCAACGAGCGCGGCCCACACGCCCAGTAGCCTTGAGTGCTGGCGTGGGTGGCCTCCAGCTCCCCACCCCTTCAGCCCCTGAGGCAGAAGGCCCTGGGAGGAAGGGAagttgggagggaaggaaggtttTGATGGAGCAATCCCTAGCAGTCTGAGGCCTGTGCACCggcaggggagaaggaggggcaggCCGGTGCAGGGTGGGGGACGGGATGGGAGGTTGCCTGGTCTGTGGCATCAGCAGGCTGAGCAGCGGTCGCTCTTCTCGGCCAGCCCGGCCCCGGTGCCGGGGCTGCGGCGCAGTATGTCTTTCAGGGAGCCGTCCTGCTCGCTGAGCAGCTTGTTGATCTCGTTCTGCTTGTACTCAGGTGAGAGGCGGTGGCCGAAGCCCCCGGAGCCCTTGCGGGAGGGCGGATTGGAGCGGCGCTGGGCTCGGCGGGCGCAGGCCCGGAAGATGAGGTACACCACCTCGGCCACGTTGAGGATGATACAGATGCCGGAGGCGGCCAGCATGAAGACGGTGAAGACGGTTTTCTCCGTGGGGCGGGACACGAAGCAGTCCACTGTGTTGGGGCAGGGGTAGGCCTCACATTTGACCAGCCGCACCATGGCATAGCCAGGGTAGAGCAGATAAAAGACGTACATGAAGGCGGCCTCGAACAGCAGCCGGAAGACCACGCTGATGACATAGGTCCACCACAGTGTCCCTGAGATGTGGACCTTGTGCCTCTTCACCTCCTCCAGGTGTAGGGGGTCCCCGTGGCCCTCAAGTCgcagcattttcttttctatgtGCTGCTGGTGAGCCACGTGCATGGCCACGAGGAGAGCTGGGGTGGAAACCAAGATGAGCTGCAGAGACCACAGACGTACATGGGAAATGGGGAAAAAGTGGTCGTAGCAGACGCTGTTGCAGCCAGGCTGGAGggtgttacagatgaaggaagacTTCTCGTCACCCCACACGCTCTCGGCAGCCACCACCAGCACCATGATTCTGAAGATAAAGATGACCGAGAGCCACACTCGGCCAATGGCAGTAGAATGCCGGTTCACACCACTGAGCAAGGTGTACAAACCCGTCCAATTCATCCTGCCTCATTCACACCTGCAAAACATGAGCCACAGAGCAAGCTGTCAGGAAGCTGGGGCCGAAAGCCAGGCACCATGACACTGCCTGACACTCCCTTACCCCTTCCAAGAGCCAGTgacaagaaaggaagaaggagagtcATAGCTTTCCTCACCACCCCCTCTCCCGTGCTagcctctccttctctttctcttcctcctccttctcctccctcattCACTTGATGACTTGACCTCCCTGAGCCCCATCTCCCTTCTTCGCCTTCATCCAACATTCTTTCCTCTCCTGCCCTTTGTTGCCAGGCCCATCTTGTTCTGCTGTCGGCCCATCCTCTttagctccccctcccccaactccttaAGTCTGGACCTGGGGCAAACCCAACAAAGCCTCATTACCTTGGGGAGCGCCTATCCCTGAGGCCACCCAGACAGGTCCCCTATGGTCTCATGTCTGTGCAGGGGGAGTGGTCCCTGGGTCCGCGCCTGCGTCCCAATTCATCGCCGCCCGGTGCTGGGGAGTCATATGCTGCTTTATACCCAGTGTCTGCACAATGGGACCTTTGTGGGGCTCTGAACAACGCCCTTTAGAATTCAGATCAAACGCCCTGACTTCCGCCCACCCTACACACAGAGCACTTGTGTCCCAGCGCCGGACACCCAGCCTGCACCCACCTGTTCTGTGCCCGCCCGGTCCATCGCCGCACCCGCCCCACAGCCCCACCAGAAGAATGGCCACAGCGGGGCAGGCGGGGGGAAGATGGAACAAAGACAGGTGCATGTAAGAGGGGACCCGGGGGGAACCAGGAGGCTCTGGGCTGAGGCCCTCTCCGGTGACTCTACTAGAAACTTAGATTCAGCAGGATTTTTCCTAGGCTTAGATCCCCTCCAGGGAACGGGTGAGCTTGAGCTTAGGAAAGGGAGCTCACATTTATCaagccaggaactgtgctaagcgTTTTCCCATACATTCTTTCTTTTGACCCATTTAGCAAGCGTCTAAGGACTGTCACCCCAGTCTTTCCAGCtgaggaagctgaagctcagatAAGTTAAAACtcactcaagatcacacagctgaagTGTTTGAGTAAGATGAAACACAAAGGTATCCGCAGCAGAAGTCTAGGCTCTTTCCACGGTATAATCCTTGTGCTTTTGCTGATGGTGTCCACAAAAGCGAAGCCTAGCCgttaatgacaacaacaacagcagcagcagcaacaaaagCAAAGGCTAATGCTAGCCATAAAAGCacaagaaacaaggaagctgCTGACCAATGCGTACAGTCCAACTCCAGTGTCATGGAGCAAACCCTGACCATCCCTCCTTGAGCCCATATCGAGGGTGGCCAGGTGAGGACAAGCCAGGAGGAGAAAGCAAACGTTAAGCAAGCAAACAGAAAGTTAGAAGACGGAATAGGTAAGAGTCACCTAGCTTTGGGTGTGAATCCTGGTTCTTCACTGGCTACGACTTTGGGCTGAGTTACCGAACCTCTGAGTCTGCCGTGTTCATCTATAAATGGGGCTAATACCCAGGGTTATGGTGAGGTTCAAAGAAGCAACCTGCAAAAGTTCTTAGCCCAGCTCCAATATCATAGTTGATGATCAAGGGAAGTAAAAACCTTATCAGGAAGAGAATACAATGTGGCTTCGGAGGAACTAAGTGATCTGCCAAACCCAATatccctcttttttccttcccaatgCTGTTGTTGACCTATAGTGTCTCTCTGAGACAGAACAGACTGTTCCATTGCTGCCCTGCCCCCAAGTCAAGCATACATGGTAACTCCTGGTTTCCTGAGCTTGCCGGTTGCTCTAGGGAAGAAATTTCCCTCTGTCCCTTAGGCAGGCAAAGAAGGCCTCCTTCTACCTCCCACCACTTCTGCCATTAAGTTGCAAGGAGATCATACTGGAAGCCGGGAACTGGCTGTGAGAACACACAGGCCTGGATGCAGGGGCAGTGGTTGTTGTAGGGGAAAGGGTAGGGTATTAGCAACTGGAAAAGCTGTGGGGAACGGAACGGAATGACAGGAACTAGGGGACGAAGGGACGGCCCATGGGAGATAGATTACGTCCCTGAACAAGGTTCCTTCATTTAGCTTAACAAAAAAACCTCAGCCAGTTTATGCTGTGGGCCTAAACCAGTATGGGAAAAACAGGGACGCAGGTACCCTTTCTCCCAAGCCTGGGATTCTGAAGGCAGAGCTGCTACAGGAGGTACCCCGGGAAGAAACGCTTCATCCAGTGAGACATGTTAGAGTCAAAAACAGGTGGTCGAGGAGCATTATTAAGAATAACCATTTCCTGAGcccctgttatgtgccaggcccttGCACACACACGATCTCATGTGAATCTCAGAACAACCCCGTGACGGAGGTGTTATTTGTAATCCTCATgtcacagacgaggaaactgaggcaaaggaaGGCGAAGGGACTTACCCCAGTGTCACAAGGGTCATGCAGTGAGTACgtgccagagctgggatttgagccagGTCaagctgactccagagcccataccCTTTCCCATAAGGTTTTACTGCCTCagtaaatcatttttctttctatgagTGTGTTTCAGAAACAGAGAGATCGAAGACTGGTCTGGCTTTTATTCTCCTCTAGCCCTTCTCCCCTTTCCTATAACTGACAGctgttttcctctcttcccttcccagggCTTTCGGGGGCCTCCTGATTTGTTCTGTTTCCCCTTCCTTACCTTTCTCCAGCTGCTTCCTCAAGCCCCAAAGCAAACTTCATGtgttctcttctctctgtccctcagCGGTGTCCCACAGACAGCCTGGCCACCCCTGAGTTTCTAGGTTCTTGTAGCTCTCCGCCTCCCATCTTCTTGAGCCCTCTGGGACATATCCAGGAGCTCCCTTTGGGGCCCCTAAGGACCCTTGTGCAGGCGCTGGGATCTCAATTTTTGCTCTCCCTTTGGAAGGAGAGCTGATCCCTATGTCAACATCAATACCTCAAGGGTTTCATTTCAAAAACATCCAGGGGACTTACCTGATTTTGAAATCCAAACTGTTTTTGTGACTTTGGGTTAAAGTCCAGGTATTGATATGCTCTGTGTTGCTCCAGGAGTGTTTTGCTCTCATGTTTAATTGGGCAAGACTTCTCTGACCATGTCAGGCTCTGGCCTTGTCCTCATATTCAGGTTTGCCCAAGCACTCGAGCACAGTTCCAAATCAGGAGATCGTCCTTAGTGCCTCCAACTAATATTATACCCACTTCTCAGACAAGGCAGtcgaggctcagggaggttaaataacttacctcAATGACAACTGCACTGCTGCTAAATGGTAGAGTCAAATTTCAAATTTGTTCTCCTCTGACCCTAAAGCCTTTGTACACTGGCAGCCTCTCTTCCTTAAAGGACAATGCATTCTGAGACCAGGCCCATAACTCAAAAACGTATACTCCTTTCCACATGTGCCAGCATGCGTGGGTatgcgtgcacacacgcacactttCATcaagtctgtctctctctttctgctcccACCTCTTCCCTGTACCTCCTTCCAACTCCTTGTGTCTTTCTGGTTTGGGGAAGAGAGGCCCGGCTGGGCTGGCTGAGGTTACACTCAGCTTCAGACTCCACACTCCCTCCCCTGTTTTACAGGCAGCCTCTGGCCAGGAAAGGACAGGGAcctttctttgagattttcttcTGAATTCTGGGCTGCCTTCATCAGTTTGGCGTGGCTAAGACCAAACTCCTCCAGCCCTCTGCCTCTTCACCTGCTTCTCTTCCCTGCCTACCCCCTGTGGTTCCACAGCACCTCAGTCGCTGCACTGTTCCCTCTACGCTGCCATACGTATTCTGTGGCCGGGCTTGGGTCAGGGCCAATCTAGCtcattccagttttcttcttctctcactCTGCCATGGTCTTTCCACAGAACTCCTGCTAATATCAGCTCCCTTCGTCACTGTTTGGACTATGCCCTCTTACGGCTCCATCAGCTATCTGACTTCCTGTTGCTCTCTACTTGGGCTTATTATAGCAGCCACCATTTATgaaatacctactgtgtgctagaagTGGTCTGTTCCTTAACTCTTATCCTCACTACAACCCTGTGAGCTGTGG
Protein-coding sequences here:
- the GJB1 gene encoding gap junction beta-1 protein; this translates as MNWTGLYTLLSGVNRHSTAIGRVWLSVIFIFRIMVLVVAAESVWGDEKSSFICNTLQPGCNSVCYDHFFPISHVRLWSLQLILVSTPALLVAMHVAHQQHIEKKMLRLEGHGDPLHLEEVKRHKVHISGTLWWTYVISVVFRLLFEAAFMYVFYLLYPGYAMVRLVKCEAYPCPNTVDCFVSRPTEKTVFTVFMLAASGICIILNVAEVVYLIFRACARRAQRRSNPPSRKGSGGFGHRLSPEYKQNEINKLLSEQDGSLKDILRRSPGTGAGLAEKSDRCSAC